Proteins co-encoded in one Halorussus lipolyticus genomic window:
- a CDS encoding GTP cyclohydrolase IIa has protein sequence MTNAQVTLIQIDNYGPWTVTPEPRREVDLQTLQSRLYADLSQLVGNRDGYVFFTRFDNMIAVTNGMDEDDHALLQESVGNRYPVTVSFGVGVDPSPVEALSSATERIQDAGSAQEADRTEILRGRTLDPDERTDDDVQIAHFDVNDATGKYTDQMNAFDSFIHIEQGYAELMRYFRRAHGGLSFFVGGDNVIAVSPDLDEEAYQDTIRHVQDTVEVELKVGVGQAANPQTAGMAAKHALEECREDGDRVVID, from the coding sequence GTGACGAACGCGCAGGTCACCCTGATTCAGATCGACAACTACGGACCGTGGACCGTGACGCCCGAACCCCGCCGGGAAGTGGACCTCCAGACCCTCCAATCGAGGTTGTACGCCGACCTCTCGCAACTCGTCGGTAACCGCGATGGCTACGTCTTCTTCACCCGGTTCGACAACATGATTGCGGTCACGAACGGGATGGACGAGGACGACCACGCGCTCCTCCAAGAGTCGGTGGGCAACCGGTATCCCGTCACCGTCAGTTTCGGCGTCGGCGTGGACCCGAGTCCGGTCGAGGCCCTCTCGTCTGCGACCGAGCGTATCCAAGACGCCGGGAGCGCACAGGAGGCCGACCGGACCGAAATCCTCCGCGGGAGAACCCTCGACCCGGACGAACGGACCGACGACGACGTGCAAATCGCGCACTTCGACGTGAACGACGCTACCGGCAAGTACACCGACCAGATGAACGCCTTCGACTCGTTCATCCACATCGAACAGGGGTACGCCGAACTGATGCGGTACTTCCGGCGCGCCCACGGGGGCCTCTCGTTCTTCGTCGGCGGGGACAACGTGATTGCGGTCTCCCCCGACTTGGACGAGGAGGCCTATCAGGACACCATCCGGCACGTGCAGGATACCGTCGAAGTCGAGTTGAAGGTCGGCGTCGGACAGGCCGCGAACCCCCAGACCGCGGGCATGGCGGCCAAGCACGCCCTCGAGGAGTGCAGAGAGGACGGCGACCGCGTAGTCATCGACTAG
- a CDS encoding cyclic nucleotide-binding/CBS domain-containing protein, producing MEGEVSVRDVMSREYVGVSESDTVLGAVKLMDEDGVGCVVVLRGSEPVGVMTESDVLALLADERDPAETQVSSVMSEPVVSVNADRKLSDAAGTMSREDIRRLLVTNDEELVGLLSERDVISASASLSSVPSLGDESPREVGGGGLVGDERMVGETSSGEPAEAFADNGTQSQYSDRSICEACGTLSRELANVNGQLICADCREV from the coding sequence ATGGAAGGCGAAGTGAGCGTTCGGGACGTGATGTCCCGAGAGTACGTCGGCGTCAGCGAATCTGATACGGTTTTAGGAGCGGTCAAACTCATGGACGAGGACGGCGTGGGGTGCGTCGTCGTCCTCCGGGGGAGCGAACCGGTCGGCGTCATGACCGAATCGGACGTACTCGCGCTTCTGGCCGACGAGCGCGACCCGGCCGAGACCCAAGTCTCGTCGGTGATGTCCGAACCGGTCGTGTCGGTGAACGCGGACCGGAAACTCTCGGACGCGGCGGGAACGATGTCGCGCGAGGACATCCGCAGACTCCTCGTGACCAACGACGAGGAACTCGTCGGTCTCCTCTCGGAGCGCGACGTGATTTCGGCGTCGGCGTCGCTGTCGAGCGTCCCGTCGCTCGGCGACGAGTCGCCCCGCGAGGTCGGCGGCGGCGGTCTGGTCGGCGACGAGCGAATGGTCGGAGAGACCTCCTCGGGCGAACCCGCCGAGGCCTTCGCGGATAACGGCACCCAGTCTCAGTACTCCGACCGGAGCATCTGCGAGGCCTGTGGCACCCTGAGCAGGGAACTCGCCAACGTCAACGGCCAACTCATCTGCGCCGACTGCCGGGAGGTGTAG
- a CDS encoding branched-chain amino acid ABC transporter permease — protein sequence MPPSTGLANAIVTGLVTGSIVALGAIGLSLVYNIAEVPNFAHGELLMLGAYMALFVNKPETVPVFELLAQSPRELGTVGFAVLFLLAGGSALAAVYLLGGVSALKGSWWPGDPNPALAVGVHVAVAAVLGVFVTIGFPSIWTGLLLSALMLAWIAPFLEKVVFQKFRAKDASLATMLIVTLGLSFVLRFGTQALYGGQVRTYVVPQVGKVFGYDVGLSAAKFFDLYVTGSGITMHVIDTGPNPDQAMFTSTYSWLAVVALVAVTVGIAAVAYRWRTGGAEGYGTSHTIGPKLTAALAGLATFGALLFLLAGGGSIPNSAAFETRIRLSVMRASVVVIAVVMMGLLHFLLQETKLGKAMRASSDNIDLAKITGINTDRVMMATWIIAGAFAAVGGVMLGVLFSQLTVNMGFFLLLPMFAGVILGGLQSVYGAILGSYIVGLSMDVGIYAIPDIGSVYRIPIAFAILFVVLLVKPEGITGG from the coding sequence ATGCCACCTAGCACCGGGTTGGCAAACGCCATCGTGACGGGCCTCGTCACGGGGAGTATCGTGGCGCTCGGCGCTATCGGGTTGTCGCTGGTGTACAACATCGCCGAAGTCCCGAACTTCGCCCACGGCGAACTCCTCATGCTCGGGGCGTACATGGCGCTGTTCGTCAACAAGCCGGAGACAGTGCCGGTCTTCGAACTGCTAGCGCAGTCCCCCCGCGAACTCGGCACAGTCGGGTTCGCGGTCCTGTTCCTGCTCGCTGGCGGGTCGGCGCTCGCCGCGGTGTACTTACTGGGCGGCGTGTCGGCGCTGAAGGGGTCGTGGTGGCCCGGCGACCCGAATCCCGCGCTCGCGGTCGGCGTCCACGTCGCCGTGGCCGCGGTTCTGGGCGTCTTCGTCACAATCGGCTTCCCGTCGATTTGGACCGGCCTGCTCCTCTCGGCGCTGATGCTGGCGTGGATTGCGCCCTTCTTGGAGAAGGTCGTCTTCCAGAAGTTCCGGGCCAAGGACGCCTCGCTGGCCACGATGCTCATCGTCACGCTGGGCCTGTCGTTCGTCCTCCGGTTCGGCACGCAGGCGCTCTACGGCGGGCAGGTCCGGACCTACGTCGTCCCGCAGGTCGGGAAGGTGTTCGGCTACGACGTGGGCCTCTCGGCCGCGAAGTTCTTCGACCTCTACGTCACCGGGTCGGGCATCACGATGCACGTCATCGACACCGGCCCGAACCCCGACCAAGCGATGTTCACCTCGACGTACTCGTGGCTCGCGGTCGTCGCGCTAGTCGCGGTGACGGTCGGTATCGCCGCTGTGGCCTACCGCTGGCGGACCGGCGGCGCGGAAGGGTACGGTACCAGTCACACCATCGGCCCGAAACTCACCGCGGCGCTCGCCGGTCTGGCGACGTTCGGCGCGCTGTTGTTCCTGCTGGCCGGCGGCGGGTCGATTCCCAACTCGGCGGCCTTCGAGACTCGCATCCGACTCTCGGTGATGCGGGCGTCGGTGGTCGTCATCGCCGTCGTGATGATGGGCCTGCTCCACTTCCTGCTTCAGGAGACCAAACTCGGGAAGGCGATGCGGGCCTCCAGCGACAACATCGACCTCGCCAAGATTACCGGCATCAACACCGACCGCGTGATGATGGCGACGTGGATTATCGCCGGGGCGTTCGCCGCAGTCGGCGGCGTGATGCTCGGGGTCCTGTTCAGTCAACTGACAGTCAACATGGGATTCTTCCTCCTGCTCCCGATGTTCGCCGGGGTCATCCTCGGCGGCCTCCAGTCGGTGTACGGCGCGATTCTCGGGAGCTACATCGTCGGCCTGTCGATGGACGTCGGCATCTACGCGATTCCCGACATCGGGTCGGTCTACCGCATCCCCATCGCGTTTGCCATCCTGTTCGTCGTGTTGCTAGTCAAGCCGGAGGGAATTACGGGAGGATAA